TCATTTGGGGACTTGGAGGAAGGTGACATGTTCTCATTGGAGTCGGCCTGGTTCTCAGTGGCCCACGTGGGTGAGGGATTGGGGGGTTGGCCGTCTGACTGGGGCTGGTTCTCCTGCTGCGGGGGAGCTGTGCCTGAACGCTCCTCTGGCTTGTGCCCCCCATTGACAATGACCATGCTCCGGTTTTTGGGCAGTAGTGGAAGGGGCTCCTTGCCGGGGTGGGGGCAGCCGTTAGCAGCAGGCTGCTGGACCTGCTCTCTGGTTgttcctgtctctcctcctccgccacctgcacctcctcccccaTTAATGCTCTGGTCTTGTTCGCTGGCCTCTCCCTGCATCACTGGTCCACCAGTCACATAATCGGTTGGCTTTATCCCAAAATACGGCGATATTTGCTCAGGACCTTTCACCTTCTTTATTGCTCCGGGATAAAGGCAGTGGGGCAGAAACATATTCTTGTTCTCATCTTTTGATGGGATGAGCTGGGGCTCAGCAAAAGACTTGAGTGCCGGCACAGGCCCCAGGTGAGGGGGGaacatgcctccattctgcACCATAACCTTCCCATTGCCATTCTTCTCACATTTGCCTGGGCTCTTATCGTAGACATCATCAGGGTTGTTATTGCCTTCGCTTTTCACATCTGGGAACACGGCGGGCTCCAGGCTGCCAGTctcattgtgttgttgctgctgttgtggctgttgtggctgctgttgttgctgagcagcagcagcagcagcggcagttGCAGGGCAAAAGTTCTGTTTGTGTGCCAGGTAGTTCTCCACTTTGTTAAAACTTATCTTGCACACTGCACATTCGTGATAATCCAACAGTCTTTTAGGAGAGCTACATGTCTTGTCAGAGACTGGCGAACACTTTTTGCTGAGATCAATGGGTGCgtccagctcctgctgctccacagcaTTGCATTTGGGAGCCAGAACTGGTTTAGTGACGGTCAGAGAGGCCTCCAGGTGTTTGGGTACCATACCTGGGAAGATGTCACAGCGGGGGTGGAAGCGGTCCACTAGGCTCTCTACAGCCTCCTGCGACGTACAAGGGTTCATAGAAGGAACTCCAAGAAAACCTGGCTGACCCATAGGGGGCCTCTGGTGGTCCTGGTCAGGGAGACACATCTCGTACATCTTCCTGCGCTTGCGGGTCCTCATGGTTCTCTGCATGGATGGCACCTTGTTGGTGGACATGCGTTTCATGGGGGGGTCATGACGAGTGGCACAGTAGTACTGCTTGTGGACCATGAAGGTCTCATGACGACTGAAGGTGATATTGCAGGCTTCGcaggttgttttgtttggatcATTGTCACTTTCCACCAAGCCTGTAGTGGGGCTTTTACCCTCCATCGGCTTTCCATTCATCCTCTCCTCGGCCCCAGTCGGGGTAGTGACCTTCTTCACCTGTCCTGGTAGATCCTTATCAGGCCCTTTTGCCCCAGCATTGATCATGTCCAACACATTGGAGTTCAGACAGGCAGACTGCATGAGGTGGCTGTCGGCCTCTGTGGGGTGGCAGCTGGCCAACATGCTAACAGAACTGTGACCACTGTTCGGGCTCACCGCCTCAGGGACCTTATCTGAGAGGGCAGAGAAGTCAGGAGACTTTGCCATGTGTTGCCAGCGACTGTTACAGTAGTGCTTTTTGTGGACCAAATAGTTGTCCAGGTTGCTGAAGGTGATATTGCATTCAAAACAGGTGGCCCCTTTGGGCATAAGAGGACTGTAGATGACAGGAGGGTAGCTGTTCCCTCCATGGCGCAGCCTCCGGTGAACTAGCTCTGACATTTTAGCCAGAATCTCAGAAGCCTGGGGGACTACTGAAATGTCTTGGGAGAAAGCAAACTGAGACAAGAAGGGGCCCATGGGAAATGTAGGCATGTTATGCTGCACAGGGGAGGAGGCCAGTCGGGGGCTGGAGGGCTCAGACTTGATCCTAGTGTAAGAAAAACTGGCTTTACTGCCTGGGTGCGCCTCTCCCTTCTGAACAGACAGCATAGGCTTCTTCTCAGCCTTGTCAGCCTCTCCGTCTGTGCTGGTCTCCTTGTTGAGGGCCCCTTTGGGACTTCCCAGCAGAGCATCCTTCCTGTTGGCCAGCTCAGCGcgggcctgctgctgctgctgctggaggctttCCTCAGGCCCCCTGGGGGAATGCTCACTGCCGTCGCCTTCCCTGTGAAGTTTGCTGCCGTGCCCATGTAAGTCCTGATGCTGTAAGAGTTCCCTGTGGCTCTGGAAGCTGATATGGCAGTGATTGCATCTGAAGGCCGCCTGTGACAGGTGAGACATGATGTGATGCTGGAATGTAATAAGAGAATCTGCCGTGTAGTTACAGATTGTGCATTTCAAGCTGGTGCCAGGAGGGAGGCTCTCTTCCATTTTGACACCTGTGAAGGAGATAAAAGGGAGAAATGCTCAGAATCTCGCCTCCCACTTCTCCTTTAGAGTTAACTGTGGAACCCATCAAACGCTCATGCATTATGCCAAGCTTATTCCCATccacaaggttttttttttgctcaagGATAAACTGTCAGCTATGATAGCTGACAGTAGGTTATGtatatttgaaaagaaatgacaatCATTCTTCCAAACctatgtcattttttttccaaaactgtttttctgtAAAACCGATTGAAAGTGGCTGTCTAATAGAGCtctaatattaaaacaaaattaaaatctgtTGTCTTGGAAGTCTTAAATACATGATGTTGTCACTCACCGCTGTGTGAGGTGCTCAAGTGCATTTCCAGGGCTCTTGCTCCAGAGAAGCTCTTGGTGCACTGTGGGAAGGGGCAGATACTGGGTGTCTGATGGGGTCCGCTGTCGTTCTCCTCCACTACTGTCTCTGGCTCCCTCTGTCGCCCACTGCAATAGTACATGAGGTGGGCCTGCAGGTTCCGCTCGCTCCGAAACCAGATTCCACATGCCTTGCAGGGGAAGATGTCCtctggagagagatggagagaaacaaagGGGACATGATGTCAGGGTACCAAAAgtcatttcacattcacacacaagtATAAAAAGAGTTTGCCCACATTGATACACTCATGCTCCTCTTCTCTACTTCTACAGTCCTGACTCTCAAAGCCTGTGTTAAAAGGCTTTTCCACCAAATCCTCAGCTGCTGCATATCGCTGTTGCTACCACTGGGTTAGTGCCCTTTCTCAAGGGCAAACAAGAACACTGGACCATCTGCTTACAGAAGCCTCCCTGTCGAGCTGAACCCAGATAGCCCTCGCtaagtaaacaaacacattatttgCATGAGGCATCTATTTTGCAATTAACACGTTAGTTTGAGcctcagtgtgtttatgtgaaccCAAAACTTGAAGGTCGATGGCTCTTATCTCCAGTGCGGAGACTCATCTGGGTTAATCTACGCCCGGCGGAGACAACGTTCCTTGTTAAGCAGGTGACTGAGTGCAGGCTGTggactaatgtgtgtgtgtgtgtgtgtgtgtgtgtgtgtgtgtgtgtgagaagaagagagagagggagaaaggacaagaacatgtgtgtgttcttgtgcaTGTCTGAACAAAGATACGTCTCCAtccagctcctgtgtgtgtgtgtgtgtgtgtgtgtgtgtgtgtgtgtgtgtgtgtgtgtgtgtgtgtgtgtgtgtgtgtgtgtgtgtgtgtgcttgtgtgtgtgtggacacttACTATTGACGATGGCAGTGGGCAGGATGGAGGCCATTGCAGCCTGCTGTGGCAGGAGCTGGATGCTGTCCAGCAGCCTGGCTGGGTACATGCCCTCACTCAGAGACATGTGGTTCACTGCTTGCAGACGTGAGTCAAAGTCCACTGCAAACGCCACCAGCTCCTCGCCCTCCATCATGTTCTTGGTAGTGGTGCACCACAGTTGGCCGCCTGGACGAAACAGAgataataaagacatttaaaaggtTGCTGCAAGAGAGGAGAAAGCTGTTCTGCATGTGCACGTGAGTAACTGTAGTCCTTAATGTTGCAAGTTATTTGTATGCGTCTCAATGGTGCACACAAATGGTGTGTTGCATTACACTATGCAGTCCTGGGTAGGACATTAAGTAAAAACAAGTATTGTTCCAAAACTGAAATACTACATGCTACATACTGCATTGCCACAGGAATTTAATAAAGAAGACTTACTAGCACCTTTTTACATGTAAAATTACCccaaaaaaattgtaatttcaCTTAAATTACAAGGagtgttattttttcacttaGTTTATTTCTCCACTCTGATACAATGAAGGtgaatggaaatgtgtttgCGGTTCTCCAAgcacagaatatatatatattttttaaaactcttcttTCCAAGATATGTGCCCACATTCCTCTAGATAATCAACAGATTCATTGGGACAATTTTTTGTGTGGTTCCAAAGAAGGCTCCTCACGGTGACGTCTGTAGGTTGCGCACAGTGATGGAGACACTCAAATACAACTTGTTTTAATCGCTACGAGCAATATTGGTGAATGATATTCCATTCCTTTTGTTGGAGGCAGAAATCTcagacataaatatatacaactAATGGtatgtgagaaatgtgtttctgtgttttgggTGAACCTCTAAAAggtcatttctttctttatgctgccaataaaatgtatttttcggGCTACTGACGTTCATATCTAAAGGCAGAGCAAACCTCAGCCAGGGTAAACTGTAGCCTACAGTACTGTTGTCGGCTAGAACACTGAGATAGGTCCTCCATATTATtagattgttgtgttttgggATTAAGCATTCCTGTGAAATCTTCTGAACATATTCATTAAGTcagagaaagggggagggggcaggaggagggaaggggggtagaaggagagagtgaaggtTTTAGCTTAGATAATATTTATCTCAGCACATGACAGGCTTTTCAGCTGCACTTCATTTTCCATTGAAGAGATTAAAGTTTTTAATATGACTATTTACAGAAATCTGGCTGGGGAGATAACAACAAACTATGATACACTCCCGCTAAATGGCAGAATTAGGACATTGTTTCTGAGGAAAGCTGGACAATTAATTAAAGCACACTGTTAGCTTTCAAAGATGTGCAAACATACCGACGGAGTGTCAGGCTGAGAGGGGACATGTGATTTGAGCCCTGGCTGATGTGGAATAAAGAGAGTCCTCAGGAGAGGTGCGGGGACTCGGGGATGAAGCGAGAAAGCGCCCTGCACATGTGGAACACCGATTACTCATGTTTACACAATACCTATGAATCACCAGGTTTAAAAAGCGCCCTGCAGACGCAGTGGAGGTGCTCATGTGAAGCTCTGTATGAAAACAATTCACTTTTCTGTGGATTCATTGGAAATGGAAAACTAAGGTGCAGTGGAAACAGTGTCACAATGTCTTTACGCCACCATGACATGTATTATGTATTAATCATTGTTACATTCCTAATATGAGTTTAccattattttaattcaaaatagAGTGTTTTAGATTTCACATCACATGTTTTGATTAAAACCTTTCTAGCCCTTCCTATCTGCTGGAGACGGACTAAAAAATTAGACCGGTTGGAACGTGTCGAAGGAGTGAAATAGTATTAAAATATGCTATCTTTCAACTGCACTTGCTTCCTCtccttgaatgtgtgtgtgtgtgtgtgtgcgcctgccTGAGAGTGTGCATGTCAGCGCCACTTTAAAGAGCAGTGCCTATCTGTCGGCCAATCTGCTGTGACGAGACACACACTTCAGGCCGCTCCACTTCATCGTTTTGATTCTGTCATACCACACACTGCCTGGAGAGGCCCTTTGAATTTTTATCTcctaattaaaataacaaaactcCCCTCCACTGTCTGCCCAAGTTACCATCAAGGTAGATACAAACTGCCACTGACAATGGCAGGGAATATATCGCAGTCATAGCCACAaaagtttctctcctctgtatGGATCTCTTAGTTCAGACGCGCTCAGCTTACAAAGAGAATGATGAAGTGGGCTCTGACGCTCAGATACAAATCAGTGTTTTTTGGATCAATCCAAATCAAAGATACTGTATGCGCTCCGCATCTGAAATGAAGCAGATTATGTGGAgcctgatgaaaatgttttactgcATTTTGACAGCAGAATATGCACTCAGATTGCAGCCCTTCAGCCAAGAATGCTACAGATccatctgttgtgtgtgagaatgcTGGAAGTGAGTTTTAGGACTGCATGTCCCAGTTTTACTGAGCCACACAAAACACTGAGGCAGCACTCTGCTTGTTACAGTCACTCAACCAAGACAGGGTAGCATTTGCTCTGGCTGCAGGATTATGGTTTAAACTACACTTAATTATTGTCATCGGAATTCAAAGTCGTCGCTCTTTCTgatctgtgacatttttttcttccaccagTTCGAAGTAGTACATGTATTCTGTTTGAAACTCTTTTCTGAAACAATCAATTTGATCACATTTCACATGTCGATCAAGAATCTAAAActgaaatttacaaaaagaGTGATTTACTGCAGTCGTAACATCAGCACATTTGCACACAAATAAATAGCAACAACTATACACatatataaccctaacccacagTACATCTGTGTCTGGAGACATGCGTTTAAAATGACGAGCGGAAACGTCATTTTAATTCATATGGAAATGCAAGGCAGAGAGAAGTGAGCGCACAGGGGCATCAGGTGGgcaacagacaaaaacaatattcCATGAAGGAGCTCTCTGGAAAGATTTGTCATGGCTGTTTCCCCCTGACAGCCTTTTTTTCATGACAGGTGATTTAAGTCACGGAGACACAGGTGATCCACCTCTGACAAAGGCATGATCTGCATAAATGAGGAGTGGTGttgctggggggggggtcacgAGTAACAGCTAAAGACCAAAACTGTAAGTCGAGAAAACTGGGGGAAAGGCCGGGGAAAAAGTGGAGCTTGTGATTTGCACTTGTTTGCCTGCTAACTGTCTGCAGTGAGCTGCCTTTGTGCAGTGGCCAATGCAGTTGGAATGAAGGCTATTGTCTAAATCCTCCTGCAGAGCACCtgataaaagaataaagaactATGACATATTCTAAAAACAATGGAGGAATTAAGGGGAGACAATAGGCCAGCTGCCTCattaaaacaatcaaaaacGGCATCCTGTACGTAGTCCagataattaaaaaccactgcTTCCTACAGTCTCTCAATACCATATCCACCCGCTCATTGAGACCCGGAGACTGTGGCTCTGCTGGCGAAAtgccctcttccctctcttccttttgATTAAtgctttatttgaacatgcagtTGAAGATGAACATATGAAGGAATTCATGAAACAAAATTACAATGCAAACACCCCCTCTGCATAAGTACTTATAAACTAATCAAACGTCTCAGGATGAATCGCTGGGACTCGGGGCGTGTGTCCCCTCCCCTTTTGCCTAAAGCCCCGAGAGATTTCAAAGGGCAGGCATCACAGggcatttttttaattttctcactTTAAATGACTTTATAAGAAAATGGGTGTGTACAGTATCTGTGTATTTATGGGGGAGGCTGGGAGAATAGAGTATGAGATACTTGAGcaggaatatgtttttttcGCTCCCTGCaaaccaccaccagcaccataTCTTAATGAAGCCGCAAACAAATCTCTCATGCCTCGTGCAAAAGCTGAGAGACAACAAAGCAGCAGAAATAACAGAAGGGCCCGGATAATTAAACTGGCCTGAAGACAGGTATTCAAATGTTGGTGTGTAAACAGCACAACTCTTTAATAGTTACGCTGTAAAATGCGTAGTTAAGCACATCAGCACTTGCCTCTCCCATCTGTCCAAACACATTACCGTTGCAGAGGCCATTACAGCACTGAAGTACAGTCCCACTGCACCACAGCCACATATTCTGGGAGGGGTTGAATAGGGATTGGTGTGGAAACTCACACAGGCCCATTGGCAATATCTCAATGCATCGTGGGGCCGTGTATTATAGAGCATCGCGGTGCACTTTGAGAAATAGGAGGCTGATGCGGAAAATTCCTTTCTTCCTTTGCCACTTAAAGTTGTCGTCCCTGTTGATTGGCTCGGCTCTAACCGCTGGTCCTAATTGTGAAGTGAGGCCAGTGGTGCCTGAAGCCGCAGGAGAGGCTTGTTATTAAAGAGCTCTCCTCGTCTTGTCTTCAAATCAGCTCCGACTCCTCGTGGTCAAACAGGAACGAGCTCCTCACACCCACGAATATCAAGCAGCTGCATCTTGTTAACCAGCgcatatttatttctttatttactttgaaCAAAGCTTTATCACAGGAGGAGTAAATGACAACAAGGCACACAAAACAACTTCCCGGTCAACCTCCCCTGGATCTTGTGAAAATATTAATCACAAATCGCGGATGAATAATATCTGTATCTGCACCTGACAGCAGACGGTGGCGGCGACAAACACTAAACAAATCCTCCTCATGAATACTGGTAAATATTTGGACGGTTTCTGGATCATCAGAGTTGAACACATTAGTATGACTCATGGCTGTCAAGCCCGCCGTCACAATCCCGAGCTGGAGCAAGCGAGCAGCAGAAAGGAAAACGCTGAGTTAGACACAAGCGGGAACATCACTCACAGGGTCAAACAAGCTTACTATTATTGACGGTACACTAAACTAGAATTAGCTGACTCTACTATTATTTCACCAAGGCTGTGACAAAGATtgactctctccctctctatcccTCCTCGACTCTCCTCCTCGCAcggcctcctccttctctcccagcCACTAGGAGGCACTCTTCTCATGCTCAAGCTGCGGCCAGTGGATGTGTTTTTGCTGTGATGATGCAGAGACGTCTCAGACATGGCCGAGGAGCAGAGACGCCAGTCTGCACATACGTCCTCGCAGGTAGGTGCTCGAGATCTTACTCTCATGAGAAATGTGTTTGGATCAAAAGGCCTTCGTCTAACCTCCGTTTCACTCCATCTTTACCTGGAAATCATGTTGTGTACGCTTCAACGTTCGGGACTGAAGggattttaaattttaatgttTAACAATCTTTTGTCTGCTGATGCTGCTTTCCTGTAATGACAGTAATCAGGAAAGCTGCAATGCTGTTGTCAGTTGTTAACACGTTTCCTTTATTCTATGTCAGAATTTTTTATGAATTGTTGCAGGGAAAACAAATTTTccaggaaaataaatcattttctgtaaatatgtgtttacaCAGCCCTGACTCGCCTGACACCCCCAAAGCCCCCCCGCTGGTTTCTCTCCTTTTGCACTAGTGTCCAGACTAATTTTAGCGTCAAGTGTTTTTGCAGATATAGCCAGTTCCGAGAGCTCATGGATGGCCTTGAGCAAATGGCACGCGGGTCAGAatccacaaattaaaaagtcctCCCAGGGgagcctcacacacacgccGCTCTCTCCACGATATACATTCACAGGcaacaaagacataaaagcaGCACAGCACACGGAACaatgtcattcacacacacatttatgaaatgtttgaagacaaaaagaaaaaaaaacatgacaatgatGTGATTCAGCAAATGTTATACTGGGTAAAAATTAAACGTGTCACTTTGAAATTAAAAGATGTTTCCGCGCTCAGTCTCtggagatttgtttttcaatacaGTGAGAATGACACTGGCAGGGGGATGTTTGCCTGGTAATAGTGTTGTAATGATTTTCAGggaggtgggaaaaaaaatagaaatatgaattAGCAGCTGTTTCTGCTCTGTTGAAGTGCAGCGATGGAACTTGACTATTTAGATTTCAACTTCAAATGTAATCTATATTCTAATGAAATGTATTCAATTAAAGTTGGAGTAATTAACACACCAAATATTTTATTGAGACTTTTAAGAAACCATTTTTTTTGGTAAGATTCacagagatttttctttttgacatttcccTTCTGCCCAAACAAATCCAATGTTCTCCCACAAACAGTAACTGACTCTTATTCTCTCATTATACACTTTCTATGTTGCAGGTAACACACATGAGTTCTGTGCTGTCAGTCTGAGACAATACCAGCTACAAATTCCGACAGTACAAAGCTGTTCTCCCTCATTAGCTGCCACACAGAGTCAGCTCCTCCCTGTGCACAGTAAAGTGGAGTAGACTATTAAAGGAAAGCTCTGACTGGCTCCTCTCCGCTCCGCTctgctttattctttatttggaCAGGTTTGTCCCATTGAGCTCTCTATTAGCTCTCCTTCTCTGCGGGTTGTGCTGCCTGTGTCCTGGTTGTGGCCAGTCGACATGTGTTTACTGCGGCCCCCGCTGCGGCGGCAGGCTGGTTTGGGGCCCATTCTGACCAAGCCCTGCTAATGGGGCCAGGAGACCCCTCGTGACAGGACTCCGCTGTGTTGAGCACCGCAGCAGACCctacccctccctcccctccagcTGCGGCCCCATGGCCCATGTCCCCCTACCCATCATGCCTCGGTGGGAGCAGGTGAACGGCGGAGGGCCAACGGCAGCGAGCTCGGTTTTCCTTGGAGAGCAGTGTGCCATCGCCACGCGCCTCAGTGGTTCCTCCAACATGGCTCCAGCCCTGCACCACATGGGCTGGCTGGCcagtctgcgtgtgtgtttaagtgtgtgtgtgcgtgtatgtgggGGTGTATGGTGGATGCCAGCCCTAATGCAAATGCTTGCCGTTTAAAAAATGGgagcctctctcctcctctgtctctcctctttgGAAAGGTCTATTTTGGCCTTCTGGTGCTGGCAGTTATATTTTTTCCTTCTCCACAAGgacagagagccagagagatGCACCTGTCATCCATTTTTGAATTCAACATTATTGATCTCGTCAGGAGGAATGGAAATTATTAAGTTATGTGTTTCTCACTATGAATACTTATTGATTTGTGCcttaaaacattcatttatttaatttgcaaaGTGTTTCTAGGCCTTATTTATGGTCATGCAAATTTGGTTTTCAGAGCACAGTAATACacggaaataaaacacacacacacacacacacacacacacacacacacacacacacacacacacacacacacacacacacgcacattaaCTCACCAATCACCTGTGCAACATCACAGCATgccctctgtctctgcaccCCTGTAATTCTACATATTGCTTTAAGTATGGGCTAATTAAATTTTCTGTCGGTTTGCACGAGAAATAAATAATCTGCAGCTAAAAGGCCTAATTGCGTTTGTCACATTGTGTCTCGGTGGCTGGTGCATCGGGAGCACAGCCGCTGCCCTTGCTCATTGCCATTCTGTCGTCCTGGCAAGCCCCCGCGCTGCCCCAGGTATCACCACGCGGCCATCTGGAGCCGACATCTGTCTCTCTATTGATCACAAGGGTTTAGCACTTGATCAAACAGACTGCGACAGGAAATTGCTCTTTTCCCCACAGAAAAGGCCAGTCGCCTGCGTGAGGGTAATAGAGTGGAACTGAGATGCAGCACCAGCGCGGTGGGCAGGCGGGCACGGGAACAgccaggcaggcaggcagtgGCACACCAGTGTCGGATGCTGTGGAGGTGGCGGGGATGGCACTTTGTCT
Above is a genomic segment from Hippoglossus stenolepis isolate QCI-W04-F060 chromosome 8, HSTE1.2, whole genome shotgun sequence containing:
- the zfpm2a gene encoding zinc finger protein ZFPM2a isoform X2 codes for the protein MSRRKQSNPRQIKRPLEDGLEEEEEECVSEENELLAKDEFSAEENFTGEFETENMSCEDMEYFCNKGEEDGNREAGESEMETQGEKTRHAAVGPDEWDGPRELDGFLKGGERRIHSRQQLPVGTTWGPFEGKIEMNSDSPAMTKSTVPVVLSAGPRWLLDVTWQGAEDNKNNCVVYSKGGQLWCTTTKNMMEGEELVAFAVDFDSRLQAVNHMSLSEGMYPARLLDSIQLLPQQAAMASILPTAIVNKDIFPCKACGIWFRSERNLQAHLMYYCSGRQREPETVVEENDSGPHQTPSICPFPQCTKSFSGARALEMHLSTSHSGVKMEESLPPGTSLKCTICNYTADSLITFQHHIMSHLSQAAFRCNHCHISFQSHRELLQHQDLHGHGSKLHREGDGSEHSPRGPEESLQQQQQQARAELANRKDALLGSPKGALNKETSTDGEADKAEKKPMLSVQKGEAHPGSKASFSYTRIKSEPSSPRLASSPVQHNMPTFPMGPFLSQFAFSQDISVVPQASEILAKMSELVHRRLRHGGNSYPPVIYSPLMPKGATCFECNITFSNLDNYLVHKKHYCNSRWQHMAKSPDFSALSDKVPEAVSPNSGHSSVSMLASCHPTEADSHLMQSACLNSNVLDMINAGAKGPDKDLPGQVKKVTTPTGAEERMNGKPMEGKSPTTGLVESDNDPNKTTCEACNITFSRHETFMVHKQYYCATRHDPPMKRMSTNKVPSMQRTMRTRKRRKMYEMCLPDQDHQRPPMGQPGFLGVPSMNPCTSQEAVESLVDRFHPRCDIFPGMVPKHLEASLTVTKPVLAPKCNAVEQQELDAPIDLSKKCSPVSDKTCSSPKRLLDYHECAVCKISFNKVENYLAHKQNFCPATAAAAAAAQQQQQPQQPQQQQQHNETGSLEPAVFPDVKSEGNNNPDDVYDKSPGKCEKNGNGKVMVQNGGMFPPHLGPVPALKSFAEPQLIPSKDENKNMFLPHCLYPGAIKKVKGPEQISPYFGIKPTDYVTGGPVMQGEASEQDQSINGGGGAGGGGGETGTTREQVQQPAANGCPHPGKEPLPLLPKNRSMVIVNGGHKPEERSGTAPPQQENQPQSDGQPPNPSPTWATENQADSNENMSPSSKSPNEEAAPTATKGVNGSGSGKYCRLCDIQFNNLSNFITHKKFYCSSHAAEHVK
- the zfpm2a gene encoding zinc finger protein ZFPM2a isoform X1, yielding MSRRKQSNPRQIKRPLEDGLEEEEEECVSEENELLAKDEFSAEENFTGEFETENMSCEDMEYFCNKGEEDGNREAGESEMETQGEKTRHAAVGPDEWDGPRELDGFLKGGERRIHSRQQLPVGTTWGPFEGKIEMNSDSPAMKTKSTVPVVLSAGPRWLLDVTWQGAEDNKNNCVVYSKGGQLWCTTTKNMMEGEELVAFAVDFDSRLQAVNHMSLSEGMYPARLLDSIQLLPQQAAMASILPTAIVNKDIFPCKACGIWFRSERNLQAHLMYYCSGRQREPETVVEENDSGPHQTPSICPFPQCTKSFSGARALEMHLSTSHSGVKMEESLPPGTSLKCTICNYTADSLITFQHHIMSHLSQAAFRCNHCHISFQSHRELLQHQDLHGHGSKLHREGDGSEHSPRGPEESLQQQQQQARAELANRKDALLGSPKGALNKETSTDGEADKAEKKPMLSVQKGEAHPGSKASFSYTRIKSEPSSPRLASSPVQHNMPTFPMGPFLSQFAFSQDISVVPQASEILAKMSELVHRRLRHGGNSYPPVIYSPLMPKGATCFECNITFSNLDNYLVHKKHYCNSRWQHMAKSPDFSALSDKVPEAVSPNSGHSSVSMLASCHPTEADSHLMQSACLNSNVLDMINAGAKGPDKDLPGQVKKVTTPTGAEERMNGKPMEGKSPTTGLVESDNDPNKTTCEACNITFSRHETFMVHKQYYCATRHDPPMKRMSTNKVPSMQRTMRTRKRRKMYEMCLPDQDHQRPPMGQPGFLGVPSMNPCTSQEAVESLVDRFHPRCDIFPGMVPKHLEASLTVTKPVLAPKCNAVEQQELDAPIDLSKKCSPVSDKTCSSPKRLLDYHECAVCKISFNKVENYLAHKQNFCPATAAAAAAAQQQQQPQQPQQQQQHNETGSLEPAVFPDVKSEGNNNPDDVYDKSPGKCEKNGNGKVMVQNGGMFPPHLGPVPALKSFAEPQLIPSKDENKNMFLPHCLYPGAIKKVKGPEQISPYFGIKPTDYVTGGPVMQGEASEQDQSINGGGGAGGGGGETGTTREQVQQPAANGCPHPGKEPLPLLPKNRSMVIVNGGHKPEERSGTAPPQQENQPQSDGQPPNPSPTWATENQADSNENMSPSSKSPNEEAAPTATKGVNGSGSGKYCRLCDIQFNNLSNFITHKKFYCSSHAAEHVK